Below is a window of Penaeus monodon isolate SGIC_2016 chromosome 13, NSTDA_Pmon_1, whole genome shotgun sequence DNA.
ctctccttctctctctcctcttatctctctccctctctatctctctcctctctctctctctctctctctctctcccactctctctccttcctcctccctccccctctctctctctctctcctccctccctctctctctctctcatctcctctcgatctctctctaatctctctcctcctctcctctctctctctcctcgccctctcctcttcggcctctctcctgctctctcctctcctctctctctctctctcctctctctctgtccctctctctctctctctctctctgtctctggtctctgtcctctctctgtctctgtcctctctcctctctctctctctccttctcttctctctctcgtctctctctcgtctctctctcctcctctctctctcctctcatctctctccccgtccacctctccctcccttcctccctcctccctccctcccctccctccctccctcgctcctccctccctccctccctccctctctctctctctctcttcctctcccccccctctctctcctccctccctccctctctcctctctctctctactctctcctcccatccctcccgccctccctccctctctctctctctctcttcttctctctcatctcgcgatctctctctctctctcatcctctctgtcagtctgtctgtctgtcctctctctctctctctatcatctctccctctgttctctctctctctctctcgctcctctctctctcgctctctcttctctctctcctccctccctctctctcttctctccctccctcctcactcccaccctctctcgctctggtctctgtctcgtctctgtctctgtccctctgtctctgtctctgtccctcggtctctgctctctcctctttctctcttctctctcgtccctctctctctctctctcgttctccactctctttctatctctcgtcatcgtctctctctctctctctctctccacgtctcATCTCtctacaaaatctctctctcttccatctctctctcttctctctctcacgtctctctctctctcctcctcctcctcctcctcctctctctctctctcttgtctcgtctctgtcttcgGTCGCGCTCTGTCGCGGGCTCTGTCGCGGTCTCTGGCCTcttctctgctctgctctctggtctcctgtctctgtctctgtctttgtctctgtctctctctctcatctcctatctctctctctctctctcgtctctcttctctcctccctccctcccgccctcccttcctcctcgctctctctctctcgctctcgtctcatcccatcctctccgtctctcctctctctctctcctctctctctctcttcgtctctctctctctctctctctctctctctctcatgtctcttctcgctctctccggtctctctctctctctctccttcctcctcctcctcctccatcctctcctcctcctcctgcctcctcctcctcctcctcctcctcctcctcctcctcctcctcctcctccttcaagttCTAGGCCCGTGTCCTTGACCTTCAgtgactcctcctccctctccgcagGAAGCGTGTTCTCGTGGCCGAAGGACTGGCGCGTCGTGGACAAGCACAGCACGGGCGGCGTGGGTGACAAGGTGTCCCTGGCGCTGGCCCCCGCCCTCGCCGCCTGCGGCTTCAAGGTGCCCATGATCAGCGGGCGCGGCCTCGAGCACACGGGGGGCACGCTCGACAAGCTGGAGAGCATCCCAGGTGAGGACGCCGGCACAGGAAATTCCGAACGAGCAGCACACGCCAACGCCCGGGATGAGGCCGCGGCATGACACATGCACGCACTAATTACTCAGGCGCAAGTGTTCACAAGCGCACTGTAGTGGCCATGCTCGTACGCAGCCACATACATGCCACATACACACCGCACAAACAAATTGTGAGCTGCATACCCAGGCGGTTACGCCATCACACCTAAGGGGAGGTTActgacaaaacaaacacatctgCTCTTGCTTAGTGATTCCAAGAAGGAAAACACTTGCaactatgctctctctctctctctctctctttctctcactcactcactcactcactcactcactctctctctctctctctctctctctctctctctctctctctctctctctctctctctctctctttctctttctctttctctcactcactcactcactcactcactcactcactcactcactcactcactcactcactaactctctcgctctctctctcctctctcttctttcctctctcactcactcactaagaagtaattctctctctctcttttctctctctgccttctctctctgccttctctctctcctctctctctctctctcttctctctctctctcttcctctctctctcctctcctcctccttctctccctctctctctctctctctctctctctctctctctctctctctctctctctccctctccctccctccctccctcctctccctccttccttctctcctccttccttctctccttccttccctccctccctccttccctccatccctccttccttccctctctccttccttccttccctcccctctctgtagtgaagtggatacgtgatctttacgcctcacacaccagaaaagccatgtgtgctatctcttataataactccactgtcctcagccgacccaacaggtctacagccgtgacaattgataaagtgaccttagaacacgctaatcccacccttattgctgttattcttatttctgtgtgtacaattatgtgttgtttatactcaaaatgttcgtcagaaaatgcttattctgaatcactaaatatgttatcgctatctttatcgatattcgaaatgattttatgttttgtgaatactcagcaattttgtctccttatcatgaacctttttagtcttgtaaacaccataactctcttcttacacacgaaaccatcatgtgaccatatgtatcggaatttttgttcattcaaattcatgtttttcattatgatatgtttcaaaacgatgtttgttcatagaaatttcttaGCAGTTAACACAGACCGCTCGGAGACCGTGGGCAGGCTGGACGCCTCCCAGGGCGTCTCTGCTTGGCCCATCCTTTGTAAGCCAGTTACCATgctctcgcagaaataaagttgtgaaccagcgacaactttaactcaacagATTCAAGACCAGAGAACCAGAGTATCAGAGCACCACCCTGTGGGATCATATATACGTCACACACATCTTTACACTGGTGCCAGCCACTGGGATCAtcccacacatctttacactCTCCCCTTGTGCTATTTTAGATATGACCAGCAGCCTCTGGATGAATTATTTGGAGCAAAAATCCTTCGCCAGAGTCTCCCACCTGacgactctctctccctccaggcTTCAAGGTGTCTCTGACGGAGGCCGAGATGAAGACGGCGCTGGAGGAGGTCGGCTGCTGTATCGTAGGCCAGACCGCCGACATCGTACCTGCTGACAGACGCATGTACGCCGCAAGAGACGTCACTTCAACCGTCAAATCTGTGCCGCTCATCGTCTGTAAGtctccacacgcacacgcacacgcacacgcacacagacacagacacaggcacagacacagacacagacacagacacacacacacacacacacacacacacacacaacacacacacacacacacacacacacacacacacacacacacacacacacacacacacacacacacacacacacacacaaacacaccaaagagACATACTCGCACGCGAAAATGTAATACGACAGTAAGTTTCGTTTACCTTTTCAAGTGTAACTATCAGTTACGTTTGCCATAGATCGTATTGTTAGGTCGGCTTTTACGCTGTTTGTTTGCTGGAACCATAAGCTAACCTGCCTCCCCCCGCGGCGGCGCAGCGTCCATCATCAGCAAGAAGGCTGCGGAGACCGTGAGCGGGCTGGTGCTCGACGTCAAGTTCGGCGGAGGAGCCTTCATGAAGACCCAGGAGGAGGCAGGGGCGCTGGCCAAGAAAATGGTGGATGTGGCCAACGGCGTGGGCATGGCCACGACGGCCCTCCTGACCACGATGGATATCCCGCTCGGCAGGGCCATCGGCAACGCCCTCGAGGTGCGGGAGTCGCTGGAGTGTCTTCGGGGCAACGGACCGGAGGACCTTGAGGAGCTCGTAACGCACCTGGGTGAGTGTTAGACAGCCTCGGAAGGGGATGCCGCGAAGCCATTGTCATGCGGCGTCGTTCTGTTCCGCCCAGAGCAGAGGGATGACCCTTGTCTCTTTGTGGACACAGAAACATCCCGAGTTTCCtaccaaatatatttttattaggacAACCCAAACGAAGACCACAGCTCGTGTTTTTCAGATGAAGTGTTTTATGCAGCAGAACTATTACTGCTTTGCTGTTAGCATTGGATCAATTATCCAACGTTACCTAAATACTAAAGGTAAAATAATATCCCAGATGCATAGTACAGATTTCAGTAAATGTCACaatgaaaatgtataatttttgttcGTTAAGCTATTAATATTTTTCGGTTTCACAactcaaaatatacaaaaagagaaGTACGACAGAAAACGAAACGTGTAAGGCATGAGCGCAGTTGTAAACTACTTGCAAACTGTCAggaaaatattcatattcatcttctGCAGGCGGAGAATTACTGCTGGGTGCGGGAGCGGCCTCTACGCTGGATGAAGCTCGCCAGAAGCTGGCCAAGGCTCTGAGGGATGGCAGTGCCAGAACGGCTTTCTGCAATATGATACAGAAGCAGGTACAGCATGTATTATTCATAAACATAGGTCTGTCATATGTCTCTATGTGATTCGTGAATTTATGGTTCATCGTACAAGTCAGACCAAAGTAATCAAGTTTCTACATTGCACCATTTCAATGTGACTGATATCCGACTTTCCTTCCAAAGGGTGTCACCAAGAGTGTAGCAGAGGCACTGTGCGGCAATGTTCCCGACTACTCCCATCTACCTTCCTCGGCTCATGTCACTGCCGTCAAAGCTGCTTCCTCAGGTCtgaattgttatttctattaccatctgAACTCATGCGAAGTATGTTACCTCGCTTACTAATTTTACACTCGTAATTTAAGAATCTTATTGCGGGCATTTCCATCAAGTTTTATACCTTTTCAGGAGTGCTAGTTGGTATGGATGCCATGACTATGGCGAAGATCAGTTTAGAACTCGGGGCTGGCAGGAACAAGGTCGGCGACCCGATCAACTACAGCGTGGGCATAATGCTCGTTAAGGTAGGTACTGTGTTATTCTCGAGACTCCTCAACAGCTCTCGTCCTACATTCAATGCGTGAATTCATTATACTTAAACGCAACTTGCAGGTGGTCGGCGAGAGCGTGAAGGAAGGCGAGACGTGGGCAGAGCTGCATCACGATTCCTCACTGCCACCCACCCTCCTACAGAGGATGCAGGGAGCCGTCACCATCAAGGCGTCGGCGGAAGCATGCAAGCCCTCGCGCGTTGCCGCTCGCGTTGTCTAGGTGCTCGAAACCCTCAGTTGCAGAGGCCAATATCCAGCTCGCACTGTCAGTCTCCTAACTTGAGATCTAGTATCCATGCAAAATACTTTATGTTGCACAAATTATGTTAGGGCCTGTTCGCATGAGCGGACATAATCGGCGGGCGCGCGTACGCAAAGATGACGTCACAGGTGGGCTAAGTGCTCGCTAAACAAGCAGTTCCACTTTGTAACGTCACCTTCACAGGTGCCTGACGTTGCGGACAGGTCTTTAACCGTTTGAaccttctacttttttattttctaattatatgGGAAACTGGAGACTTGGCTCTCTTCCGGGTTCATCGTCATACTAGTCACTGACCCCAAATATACTAGTACATGGGGAAGGGGACTGTTATTTTCACGTGGCACAATCTTCACATCGCCAGTTCTTTCTCCCAAAACCATATTCATCGTCAAATAGAAAGTATACCTATAGATACTTATATTCGGTGCATATATGCCAGTTGCTCTTCCCAGTATATAACTGTAACCATCATTAACTATTCCAGGTACCTGCTGGCGCTCATCAGGATTTTTTCTTTACGAAACTAACTTAattgcgttgttgttgtttttttttttggttcacaaGAATTATTTAATGTGTTAGTTTTTTGGTTCACAAGAATTATTTGATTTTGTTATGTAAATCAGCCGGTGTGTTAATCGGTCTGCAGTTAATACGATTGTTCTGATTCTGGCTTCCAGTCACTGTGGTTCTCTTTATGATTTCAGCTTACTACTTCATAACAATCTTCTACATAGTGATTtctgatattttttatgtttgcacAAGCTATTTAATTAGATGGTATGAAATTACACATGACCTGCATATTAGTCATCTATTGGCTGACCTAACCGATTCATTCCACTCCTTGAAAGGGAAATAACTCATTCTGTACAACTCTTTACTATGCAACTGGCCAACGTCATCCTCACATTCCAGTCTATGTAGATTTAACAAGAAATTATTTTTGTGattgaaatattttttgttgAGTTTTACTATTGTGTTGTAATGGGAAATTAATAGTTTTTGTATGATATTGAAATTTACACAATGTCTCTTTCCTTGttcatgaaaataaaactatTGCAGTGCTATACTAAAATATCTTAATATGTTACCGTCTTAaactgatattttttctttattttcctgggCCTTCCAGGCTTTGAtacaataatgatcatcattagcaAATTCTAAAATTTCATCAAATCCAAAAATGAAAGTTCCTacaaaatgttttataatttatcatattaatacATCACTACTAATTAGAGTATAAACTTTGCATTCACGAAcatgtattatgaaaatataattttcttttagagAATCATATATTTTGCAATGAGAGAGTTTGAGCATGTGGCATTCtactttgtgatatatttttttaaggttatCACTGCCTCTAGTATTTACAGATATTACCATAAAATTAAATAGGAAATGTTAATATTGTAGACTTATTTTACATGTTCACACATATTTCATTATGTTCACTTTATGACCCTCTCAAATGATGGGAAATTAATTAGGAAAATCCtctttaataatgtttttaatgatGTTTTATAAGTTGGTGAATCATGTAgtttcacatgttttttttttttcccaagataacaataaaattatgtaataaaagtaattacagCACAAGTAAAAACATTGAACAGGAAAAAAACCAACTGATGCCTTTGAAAATGATTAGGAATACATTTTTCATACCAAATGAAATAACTTTTCACAAACACTAAGAATATAACCGATATTGAAACGTACAACATAGCACCTACAAGGGAAGAACTTAAAAATCATAGGTGCAGGTGAACGGTTAGAAGCAATTAAAAATACACCTTATTTTCtggaatgtatataatacattaagaCAAAACTTGAATGTTAAGGAAGGGATATACATTGGTCCTGTTTTAGTGAAATTTTACACAGATGATAATGTGCAAATGAATGCTTTACAAATATCAGGAAGACAAAACAATTAACTGGAGCATTATATATAAAGGAGTTTCACTGAAGTACTCTGcagggtaaaaaataaaagaccacTCTCAGTAAAATTTTGCACCACTTTATTTGATCATTTCtaaatatcatacaatatatttatacagcACATTAATGAGTGGACTTCCATGAAACTTGTAAGATCTCTTCAATTGGCATACAACTGCATGGCAGACTGCAGGTGAACCATACGTCGAGGCAGGGGAGTGCTGAGTCCCATGTCCCCTATGCAACTCAAGTGCAAACAAAATAGCCAATAACCAATGCAAACTTACAAATATTATTGGAAGGAATTTTAGTAGCTTACATTTCAAgcattaaaaaaattgaatataaaatataatacaatattctagagtaacatataaatattacgtACAGGCAATCTAGAAAAGCAAATCCTACATAGGTTATAGAAGTGCCTAAAACCT
It encodes the following:
- the LOC119580407 gene encoding thymidine phosphorylase-like, with product MSAAQTSQGSWRIPDLLAMKRDGLAYSEDQIAFLVRSVSDRSMDDCQLGALLMAIKLQDMTDAETIALTKGMRDSGSVFSWPKDWRVVDKHSTGGVGDKVSLALAPALAACGFKVPMISGRGLEHTGGTLDKLESIPGFKVSLTEAEMKTALEEVGCCIVGQTADIVPADRRMYAARDVTSTVKSVPLIVSSIISKKAAETVSGLVLDVKFGGGAFMKTQEEAGALAKKMVDVANGVGMATTALLTTMDIPLGRAIGNALEVRESLECLRGNGPEDLEELVTHLGGELLLGAGAASTLDEARQKLAKALRDGSARTAFCNMIQKQGVTKSVAEALCGNVPDYSHLPSSAHVTAVKAASSGVLVGMDAMTMAKISLELGAGRNKVGDPINYSVGIMLVKVVGESVKEGETWAELHHDSSLPPTLLQRMQGAVTIKASAEACKPSRVAARVV